Proteins found in one Cetobacterium somerae genomic segment:
- the melB gene encoding melibiose:sodium transporter MelB, with protein MVSLKTKLSYGLGALGKDYACAIVYIFLMYYFTDVLGLAPAFVGTLFLVARMWDAINDPAMGMIVDNTRSKWGKFRPWILIGTLLNAITVVGMFTKPEAFSGKSLYIYISIMYILWGMTYTVMDIPFWSMIPALSDDKKEREEIAVVPRIFASLAWLSLGSLGLPLIAFLGKGNEGRGFSLLSLGIAGVFILTTLLMVTNVKEQIKTKKNSEKINLKEAFRLILKNDQLVALIGTVLMYNLMAQISGGVAIYYFKYVIGVETLFSVFTGFSGLAEIGSLMMFPILSRKLGRKKVFFLACALPVVGFLMLFIFGNVAPTNGTLIALAGIVAKLGGGLTLGISTVMLADVVDYGEFKFGSRNESVIFSVQTLLVKSASAVSGWLIGMGLSLVGYVPNVAQSGSAIMGIKYLMIVFPILLSIFGYVIYKKYYRLNGEYYDEIVEAIKVKREVEA; from the coding sequence ATGGTTAGTTTAAAAACAAAATTATCATACGGTTTAGGTGCTTTAGGAAAAGATTATGCTTGTGCAATAGTTTATATATTTTTAATGTATTATTTTACAGATGTTTTAGGGTTAGCTCCAGCCTTTGTAGGAACACTATTTTTAGTAGCTAGAATGTGGGATGCAATAAATGATCCTGCTATGGGTATGATTGTAGATAATACAAGAAGTAAATGGGGAAAATTTAGACCTTGGATTTTAATTGGAACTCTTTTAAATGCTATTACAGTGGTTGGAATGTTTACAAAACCAGAGGCATTTAGTGGGAAAAGTTTATATATCTATATATCTATTATGTATATTCTTTGGGGAATGACTTATACAGTTATGGATATACCATTTTGGTCTATGATACCAGCTCTTTCTGATGATAAAAAAGAAAGAGAGGAGATAGCAGTAGTACCTAGAATATTTGCAAGTTTAGCTTGGTTATCTCTTGGAAGTTTAGGATTACCACTAATAGCATTTTTAGGAAAAGGAAATGAGGGAAGGGGATTCTCATTACTATCACTTGGAATTGCAGGAGTATTTATTTTAACAACTTTACTAATGGTAACAAATGTAAAGGAGCAGATAAAAACTAAAAAAAATAGTGAAAAGATAAATTTAAAAGAAGCCTTTAGATTAATTTTGAAAAATGATCAATTGGTAGCATTGATTGGAACAGTTTTAATGTATAACTTAATGGCGCAAATTTCTGGTGGAGTAGCAATATATTATTTTAAATATGTAATTGGAGTGGAAACTTTATTTTCAGTTTTCACTGGATTTTCAGGGTTAGCAGAGATTGGATCTTTAATGATGTTTCCAATTTTATCAAGAAAGCTAGGAAGAAAAAAGGTGTTTTTCTTAGCATGTGCACTTCCTGTAGTTGGATTTTTAATGTTATTCATTTTTGGAAATGTAGCACCAACAAATGGAACATTAATAGCTTTAGCTGGAATAGTGGCAAAGTTAGGTGGGGGATTAACTTTAGGTATTTCAACAGTAATGCTAGCAGATGTTGTAGATTATGGAGAGTTTAAGTTTGGAAGTAGAAATGAAAGTGTAATTTTCTCAGTTCAAACACTACTTGTAAAATCAGCATCAGCTGTAAGTGGATGGTTAATAGGAATGGGATTGTCACTAGTAGGATATGTTCCAAATGTAGCTCAAAGTGGGTCAGCTATAATGGGAATAAAATATTTGATGATAGTTTTCCCAATTCTACTTTCAATATTTGGGTATGTAATCTATAAAAAATATTATAGATTAAATGGTGAATATTATGATGAAATAGTTGAAGCTATAAAAGTTAAAAGAGAAGTGGAAGCATAA
- a CDS encoding helix-turn-helix domain-containing protein, producing the protein MSKYSTNIGSLIKELRKKREMTLKDLSTACNLSVGFLSQLERGMTSIAIDSLEIIAHSLGVELEFFFDFNKKEEESKLIVRSYNRDAVAITDKIIQHNLSSNTKAYNLYPRLIDIMPFTDNGSYNLQLYSHEGEEFIFVLEGVLTLNLEDEEFILYPGDSTTFNSTKPHNWKNETNCITKIICVHNPNPFKEI; encoded by the coding sequence ATGAGTAAATATTCTACTAATATTGGTTCTTTAATAAAAGAACTTCGAAAAAAAAGAGAGATGACTTTAAAAGATTTGAGTACTGCTTGCAATCTATCTGTTGGTTTTTTATCTCAATTAGAAAGAGGAATGACAAGTATCGCCATTGATTCTCTAGAGATTATTGCTCACTCTCTAGGTGTTGAATTAGAATTTTTCTTTGATTTTAATAAAAAAGAAGAGGAGAGTAAGTTAATTGTAAGAAGTTACAATAGAGATGCTGTAGCTATTACAGATAAGATTATCCAACATAATTTAAGCTCAAATACAAAAGCTTATAATTTGTATCCTAGATTAATAGATATTATGCCCTTCACAGATAATGGTTCATACAATTTACAACTGTATTCTCATGAGGGAGAGGAGTTTATATTTGTTTTAGAAGGAGTCTTAACTTTAAATCTTGAGGATGAAGAGTTTATACTTTACCCAGGAGATAGTACTACTTTCAACTCGACAAAACCACACAATTGGAAAAATGAAACAAACTGCATAACTAAAATTATATGTGTTCATAATCCAAATCCATTTAAAGAGATTTAA
- a CDS encoding CD0519/CD1768 family membrane protein, with the protein MTEKESVEREVASVSKETFVVLTVFVTLFIYLGSVMGIDKVFSVMMKTGHDVLMNTSFYIMAVAILAGAVASIMSEFGIVALINKIISPLMRPLFGLPGAAALGAVTTYISDNPAILGLAEDHGFSKYFTKAEKVTYTNLGTTFGMGLIVTAYMLSLGSEYIKAVLIGNIGAVIGGVFSVRMVLRYAKKYYNESSSEKIDTKEEGDLRKIRGGSAFERLLASMMDGAKSGVTLGLACASGTVLICTFVMILTFGPQGENGTYVGAAYEGVQLLPRLGSYFTPVAKMLWGFGEPELLAYPFTALGAVGSAMGLTKGFIDKGLANANTIAVFTGMGICWSGFLSTHVGMLDTLKHNHFIKICILWQLLGGLIAGVAANYLFKLLLLF; encoded by the coding sequence ATGACAGAAAAAGAGAGCGTTGAAAGGGAAGTCGCCTCAGTTTCAAAGGAAACTTTTGTAGTTTTAACAGTATTTGTAACTCTTTTTATTTATCTTGGTAGCGTTATGGGAATTGACAAAGTTTTTAGTGTTATGATGAAAACTGGTCACGATGTTTTAATGAACACATCTTTTTACATTATGGCTGTAGCCATTTTAGCAGGAGCAGTAGCTTCAATTATGTCAGAGTTTGGAATTGTCGCTTTAATTAATAAAATAATATCACCACTTATGAGGCCACTTTTTGGATTACCAGGAGCAGCAGCACTAGGAGCTGTAACAACGTATATATCAGACAATCCAGCTATTTTAGGACTTGCAGAGGATCATGGATTTAGTAAATATTTTACAAAAGCTGAAAAAGTTACTTATACGAATTTAGGAACAACTTTTGGAATGGGGCTTATTGTAACAGCGTATATGCTAAGTTTAGGAAGTGAGTATATTAAAGCGGTACTTATAGGAAATATAGGAGCAGTTATTGGAGGAGTATTCTCAGTTAGAATGGTTCTTAGATATGCTAAGAAATATTATAATGAATCAAGTAGTGAAAAAATAGATACTAAAGAAGAAGGAGATCTTAGAAAGATTAGAGGAGGAAGTGCTTTTGAAAGACTTTTAGCATCTATGATGGATGGAGCTAAATCAGGAGTAACTCTAGGTCTTGCTTGTGCTTCTGGAACAGTTTTAATTTGTACATTTGTTATGATTTTAACATTTGGACCTCAAGGAGAAAATGGAACGTATGTGGGAGCAGCTTATGAAGGAGTTCAATTATTGCCAAGGTTAGGATCATACTTTACACCAGTTGCAAAAATGTTATGGGGATTTGGGGAACCAGAATTGTTAGCTTATCCTTTTACAGCGTTGGGAGCTGTAGGAAGTGCTATGGGATTAACTAAAGGATTTATAGATAAAGGTTTAGCTAATGCAAATACAATTGCAGTATTTACAGGAATGGGGATTTGTTGGAGTGGTTTTTTAAGCACACATGTTGGAATGTTGGATACATTAAAACATAATCATTTTATAAAAATATGTATTTTATGGCAACTTTTAGGAGGGCTTATAGCAGGAGTTGCAGCAAACTATCTATTTAAACTACTATTATTATTTTAA
- a CDS encoding trans-4-hydroxy-L-proline dehydratase activase, with protein MAIPYVINIQKYSLHDGDGIRTTIFFKGCLLNCWWCHNPESQRYTPELLFNYERCKGCKECEKICPEHVIKVEKNIAKTERESCILCETCLDYCVNEAREIVGKQYPVEELLKEIDKDKMFYEESGGGVTLSGGEIMTQDIGYLVELLKKIKKRGYHVTVDTCGYAPQKNYEALIDYVDTFLYDIKTMDNEVHEKYMGKGNELILSNLKYLSECGKNIYIRIPLIGGVNSSQESIEKIVKFLKENIQVKKINLLPYHKAGTNKYEKLDLSYLGEDFVTPSQEELEKYLDIFRKNGFSDVKIGG; from the coding sequence ATGGCAATACCCTATGTAATAAATATACAGAAGTACTCTCTTCATGATGGAGACGGAATAAGAACGACAATATTTTTTAAAGGGTGTCTTTTAAACTGTTGGTGGTGTCATAATCCAGAGAGTCAAAGATATACACCAGAGCTACTTTTTAATTATGAAAGATGTAAAGGATGTAAAGAGTGTGAAAAAATTTGTCCAGAACATGTTATAAAAGTTGAAAAGAACATAGCTAAAACAGAAAGAGAAAGTTGTATATTATGTGAAACATGTTTAGATTATTGTGTAAACGAAGCTAGAGAAATAGTTGGGAAGCAATATCCAGTGGAAGAGCTTTTAAAAGAGATTGATAAGGATAAAATGTTTTATGAGGAGTCAGGTGGAGGAGTTACTTTATCAGGTGGGGAGATAATGACTCAAGATATTGGCTATTTAGTTGAGTTATTAAAAAAGATAAAAAAAAGAGGGTACCATGTTACTGTAGACACTTGTGGCTATGCTCCACAAAAAAATTATGAAGCTTTAATAGATTATGTAGATACATTCTTATACGATATAAAAACAATGGACAACGAAGTTCATGAAAAGTATATGGGGAAAGGAAATGAGTTAATACTATCGAATTTAAAGTATTTAAGTGAGTGTGGAAAAAATATATACATAAGAATACCTTTAATAGGTGGAGTGAATAGTAGCCAGGAAAGTATTGAAAAAATTGTAAAGTTTTTAAAAGAGAATATTCAGGTAAAAAAAATAAATCTGCTTCCTTATCACAAAGCAGGAACCAATAAATATGAGAAGTTAGATTTAAGTTATTTAGGAGAAGATTTTGTTACACCTTCACAGGAAGAACTAGAAAAATATTTAGATATCTTTAGAAAAAATGGATTTTCAGATGTTAAAATAGGAGGGTAG
- the hypD gene encoding trans-4-hydroxy-L-proline dehydratase translates to MKKRGMNERIQKLREQSVETPAHIYIERAKLITEAYKKYEGEVSIPELRALAFKHFMENKSICINEGELIVGEKGNGPQAAPTFPELCCHTLEDMHIMNDRDLISFKVTKEDLKIQEDEIIPYWEKRSIRNKIINSMGKEWKECYESGIFTEFMEQRGPGHTVGSENIYKYGFLDYKKKIQKTIEKLDFLNDKEALDKKQELNAMSICCDAIITLGKRYAELAHKLAKVEKDPVRKEELLEIAKNCEVVPAHKPKTYWQAIQMYWFVHIGVTTELNPWDAFSPGRLDQHLNGFYIKDCEDGILNEERGLELLENLWIKFNNQPAPPKVGITLKESSTYTDFANINTGGITPDGQDGVNDVSYLILRCMDEMKLLQPSSNVQISRKTPLKFLKEACAISRKGWGQPAFYNTEAIVQELLNAGKTLADARRGGASGCVETGAFGNEAYILTGYFNLPKILELTLNNGYDKISNKQLGLKLGYAEDFKSYDELFEAYKKQIKYFMDIKIEGSNIIETIYAKYMPVPFLSVITNDCISRGKDYNAGGARYNTTYVQGVGIGTITDSLAAIKYNVYDEKNFTMEELMNALNNNFEGSARILNLVKNKTPKYGNDNDYADDIMKSVFEYYNSVVTDRPNMKGGRYAINMLPTTCHVYFGEVMMASANGRLAHKPVSEGISPEKGADIYGPTAVLKSAAKMDHLKTGGTLLNQKFLPNVVKGEEGLNHMADVVKTYFNMDGHHIQFNVIDKETLLKAQQNPDEYKDLIVRVAGYSDHFRNLSKALQDEIIDRTEQNFN, encoded by the coding sequence ATGAAAAAAAGAGGAATGAATGAAAGAATTCAAAAATTGAGAGAGCAAAGTGTGGAAACTCCAGCACATATTTATATTGAAAGAGCTAAATTAATAACAGAAGCGTATAAAAAGTATGAAGGAGAGGTTTCTATTCCAGAGTTAAGAGCTCTTGCTTTTAAACATTTTATGGAAAATAAATCTATTTGTATAAATGAAGGTGAGTTAATTGTAGGAGAAAAAGGTAATGGACCACAGGCAGCTCCAACTTTTCCAGAACTTTGTTGTCATACTTTAGAAGATATGCATATTATGAATGATAGAGATTTAATATCTTTTAAAGTTACAAAAGAGGATTTGAAAATTCAGGAAGATGAAATTATTCCATATTGGGAGAAAAGATCTATTAGAAATAAAATTATAAACTCTATGGGGAAAGAGTGGAAAGAGTGTTATGAAAGTGGAATTTTTACAGAGTTTATGGAGCAAAGAGGCCCAGGACATACTGTAGGTTCTGAAAATATATATAAATATGGATTTTTAGATTATAAGAAAAAAATTCAAAAAACTATTGAAAAACTAGATTTTTTAAATGATAAGGAAGCTTTAGATAAAAAACAAGAACTGAATGCAATGAGTATTTGTTGTGATGCAATTATAACTTTAGGAAAACGTTATGCTGAGTTAGCTCATAAGTTGGCAAAAGTTGAAAAAGATCCAGTTAGAAAAGAGGAGCTTTTAGAAATTGCTAAAAATTGTGAAGTTGTACCAGCTCATAAGCCAAAAACATATTGGCAAGCTATTCAAATGTATTGGTTTGTTCATATTGGAGTGACTACAGAGTTAAATCCATGGGATGCCTTTAGTCCAGGAAGATTAGATCAGCATTTAAATGGTTTCTATATAAAAGACTGCGAAGATGGAATTTTAAATGAGGAGAGAGGATTAGAACTTTTAGAAAATTTATGGATTAAGTTTAATAATCAACCTGCACCTCCAAAAGTTGGAATAACTTTAAAAGAGAGTAGTACGTATACAGATTTTGCAAATATAAATACAGGAGGAATAACTCCAGATGGACAGGATGGAGTTAATGATGTAAGCTATTTAATTTTAAGATGTATGGATGAGATGAAACTTCTACAACCAAGTTCCAATGTTCAAATTAGTAGAAAAACACCTCTTAAGTTTTTAAAAGAAGCTTGTGCGATTTCACGTAAAGGGTGGGGACAACCAGCTTTTTACAATACAGAAGCTATAGTTCAAGAACTTTTAAATGCTGGGAAAACTTTAGCTGATGCTAGAAGAGGTGGAGCAAGTGGATGTGTAGAAACTGGTGCTTTTGGAAATGAAGCATATATATTAACAGGATATTTTAATCTACCAAAAATTTTAGAGTTAACTTTAAATAATGGTTATGATAAAATTAGTAACAAGCAACTAGGATTAAAATTGGGTTATGCAGAGGATTTTAAAAGCTATGATGAACTTTTTGAAGCTTATAAAAAACAGATAAAGTATTTTATGGATATTAAAATAGAGGGAAGTAATATAATAGAAACAATTTATGCTAAATATATGCCAGTTCCATTTTTATCAGTTATAACAAATGATTGTATCTCTAGAGGAAAAGATTATAATGCTGGAGGAGCTCGTTATAATACAACGTATGTTCAAGGAGTAGGAATTGGAACAATAACTGACTCTCTAGCAGCTATAAAATATAATGTTTATGATGAAAAAAACTTTACAATGGAAGAGTTAATGAATGCTTTAAATAATAACTTTGAAGGTAGTGCAAGAATATTAAATTTAGTAAAAAATAAAACTCCAAAATATGGAAACGATAATGACTATGCAGATGATATAATGAAATCAGTATTTGAGTATTATAACTCAGTTGTAACAGATAGACCTAATATGAAAGGTGGAAGATATGCTATAAATATGTTACCAACAACATGTCACGTGTATTTCGGTGAAGTTATGATGGCAAGTGCAAATGGAAGATTAGCTCATAAACCAGTTTCAGAGGGAATCTCTCCAGAAAAGGGAGCGGATATTTATGGACCGACAGCAGTTTTAAAATCAGCAGCAAAAATGGATCATTTAAAAACTGGTGGAACGTTGTTAAATCAAAAGTTTCTTCCAAATGTAGTAAAAGGTGAAGAGGGATTAAATCATATGGCAGATGTTGTAAAAACATATTTCAATATGGATGGACATCACATACAATTTAATGTAATAGATAAAGAGACACTTTTAAAGGCTCAGCAAAATCCAGATGAATATAAGGATTTAATAGTAAGAGTTGCTGGATATAGTGATCATTTTAGAAATCTAAGTAAAGCTTTACAAGATGAAATAATAGATAGAACAGAACAAAACTTTAATTAG
- the proC gene encoding pyrroline-5-carboxylate reductase, translating to MRIGFIGAGNMSGAIIKGIISSGIVKKEDVFAADKFLPTLEKVKTNYGINITEDNKEVVENCDVIFLAVKPQFYSEVIKEISPFVKETTTVVTIAPGQTLKNLEATFGKEIKIVRTMPNTPAMVCEGMTAICANKKVTKGELDYICTLLNSIGKAEVVAEYMMDAVVGVSGSSPAYVYMFIEALADGAVMEGMPREMAYKFAAQAVLGSAKMVLETGIHPGALKDMVCSPGGTTIEAVSILEERGMRSSVIEAIRGCVAKARKM from the coding sequence GTGAGAATAGGATTTATAGGGGCAGGAAATATGTCTGGTGCAATAATAAAAGGGATAATCTCTTCAGGGATTGTTAAAAAAGAGGATGTATTTGCTGCTGATAAGTTTTTACCAACTTTAGAAAAAGTAAAAACAAACTATGGAATAAATATAACAGAGGATAATAAGGAGGTTGTAGAAAATTGTGATGTAATATTTTTAGCTGTAAAACCACAATTTTATAGTGAAGTAATAAAAGAGATATCACCATTTGTAAAAGAAACTACAACTGTGGTAACTATAGCCCCTGGACAAACTTTAAAAAATTTAGAAGCAACTTTTGGAAAAGAGATTAAAATTGTTAGAACAATGCCAAACACTCCAGCAATGGTTTGTGAAGGAATGACAGCAATTTGTGCAAATAAAAAAGTTACTAAAGGGGAGTTAGACTATATTTGTACTCTTTTAAATTCAATTGGAAAAGCTGAAGTTGTAGCTGAGTATATGATGGATGCTGTAGTTGGAGTTAGTGGAAGCTCACCTGCATATGTTTATATGTTTATAGAGGCTTTGGCAGATGGAGCAGTAATGGAGGGAATGCCAAGAGAGATGGCATATAAGTTTGCAGCTCAAGCAGTTTTAGGAAGTGCTAAAATGGTTTTAGAAACAGGGATACACCCAGGAGCTTTAAAAGATATGGTTTGTTCTCCAGGAGGGACAACAATAGAAGCTGTGAGTATTTTAGAAGAAAGAGGAATGAGAAGTAGTGTTATAGAAGCGATTAGAGGTTGTGTAGCTAAAGCTAGAAAAATGTAA
- the ppnP gene encoding pyrimidine/purine nucleoside phosphorylase produces MEFKNVKVIKKANVYFDGRVDSRTIIFEDGSRKTLGFMQKGEYEFGTAAPEVMEVLGGEMLIKRAQDSGFIKIKEGESFSVEGDSSFKVVVNDYADYCCSYK; encoded by the coding sequence GTGGAGTTTAAAAATGTAAAGGTTATAAAAAAGGCAAATGTATATTTTGATGGAAGGGTAGATAGTAGAACAATTATATTTGAAGATGGAAGTAGAAAAACTTTAGGGTTTATGCAAAAAGGAGAATATGAGTTTGGAACAGCAGCTCCAGAAGTAATGGAAGTTTTAGGTGGAGAGATGCTAATTAAAAGAGCTCAAGATTCTGGATTTATCAAGATAAAAGAGGGAGAAAGTTTTTCTGTAGAGGGAGATTCATCTTTTAAAGTTGTAGTTAATGATTACGCAGATTACTGTTGTTCTTATAAATAA
- a CDS encoding phosphate--AMP phosphotransferase, with translation MGILNNESCLKMKEKEYHKTIDPLKLKLAELQRVGKEKQIPILIIFEGLEASGKGAIINEILVTLDPRGYRVINHNHPLAENNLPLKQYLEDIPGKGEFHIFDKSWYDLAFQESTDITRRCKEINKIERSLIRSGMLIIKFFLHVSRKIQKKRYFKAKKNPAKSWKVTPYAWKQNFNYKSIIESWEDIIERTNNYDCGWNIISSNSLYGAKSEVFRIIVEKIESYLNQKEVRPDDVLLPYKKPYSLDDVDLSKTIDKKEYKKELVKLQNKISNLHHELYTRRIPVIIAYEGWDAAGKGGNIKRVVEKMDPRGYDVIPIAAPNDVEKSKHYLWRFWRSFPRYGHVAIFDRTWYGRVLVERVEKFATKYEWKRAYQEITDMETQWVNNGSIIIKFWLQISKEEQLKRFKERENTPSKQWKITEEDWRNREKWKEYKEAVEEMISRTSTNSSPWYIVPANDKYYARIFVLKKIIKEIEKCLYGV, from the coding sequence ATGGGCATTTTAAATAATGAAAGCTGTTTAAAAATGAAGGAAAAGGAGTATCATAAAACTATTGACCCCTTAAAGTTAAAACTTGCTGAACTTCAAAGAGTTGGTAAAGAGAAACAAATTCCTATTTTAATTATTTTTGAAGGTCTTGAAGCTTCAGGAAAGGGTGCTATTATAAATGAAATTCTTGTAACTTTAGATCCTAGAGGATATCGTGTTATTAACCATAATCATCCTTTAGCTGAAAATAACCTTCCTTTAAAACAATACTTAGAAGATATTCCTGGAAAAGGAGAGTTTCATATTTTTGATAAATCTTGGTATGATTTAGCTTTTCAAGAATCGACTGATATCACTCGAAGATGTAAAGAGATAAATAAAATTGAACGTTCTCTTATTAGAAGTGGAATGTTAATAATTAAATTTTTTCTTCATGTTTCTAGAAAAATTCAGAAGAAAAGATACTTTAAAGCTAAAAAAAATCCAGCTAAATCATGGAAAGTAACTCCATACGCTTGGAAACAAAATTTTAATTATAAATCTATTATTGAAAGTTGGGAAGATATTATTGAACGAACTAATAACTATGATTGTGGATGGAATATTATCTCTTCAAATAGTTTATATGGAGCTAAATCTGAAGTTTTTAGAATAATTGTTGAAAAAATAGAAAGTTATTTAAATCAAAAAGAAGTGCGACCTGATGATGTACTTCTTCCTTATAAAAAACCATACTCTTTAGATGATGTGGATCTTTCTAAAACAATTGATAAAAAAGAGTATAAAAAAGAGTTAGTAAAACTACAAAATAAAATTTCAAATCTTCATCATGAACTTTACACTAGGCGTATCCCTGTTATAATAGCCTATGAAGGTTGGGACGCTGCTGGAAAAGGTGGAAATATTAAAAGAGTTGTTGAAAAAATGGACCCTAGAGGTTATGATGTTATCCCAATTGCAGCTCCTAACGATGTTGAAAAGAGTAAACACTACCTTTGGAGATTCTGGAGATCCTTTCCTAGATATGGCCATGTAGCTATTTTTGATAGAACATGGTACGGTCGAGTTCTTGTGGAAAGAGTGGAAAAATTTGCCACTAAGTATGAGTGGAAAAGAGCTTATCAAGAGATTACGGATATGGAAACTCAGTGGGTAAATAATGGTTCTATTATTATTAAATTCTGGTTACAGATATCTAAAGAGGAGCAATTAAAAAGATTTAAAGAAAGAGAAAATACTCCATCTAAACAATGGAAAATAACTGAAGAGGATTGGAGAAACCGTGAAAAGTGGAAAGAATATAAAGAAGCTGTAGAAGAGATGATCTCTAGAACCTCTACTAACTCTTCTCCTTGGTATATAGTTCCTGCTAATGACAAATACTATGCTCGAATTTTTGTATTAAAGAAAATTATAAAAGAGATTGAAAAATGTCTGTACGGAGTTTAG
- a CDS encoding GTP pyrophosphokinase — MEKINCNQFQLLNYYKKNRELYRKLGKRLERFLKQSFEKEKIIYHSITSRAKTRESFQKKVERKGYTCIEEATDLCGLRVITFLESETKIVEHFLRHAFIIDESNSVDKSDTLGEDKVGYKSIHLVATLPKTLLELPEFERFEGLKFEIQVRTILQHAWAEVEHDKNYKFSGQLPTDIKRRFKLLAGFLEIADREFESISKEITEYEKKVVNTIEGNTLHEIEINSTSLRKYLNKKFNITFSQGISPKIITLLHSNNINTLEDFSKIEELEIMKKYFGNGSKKFPARYDLMIKNLLDYREKQL; from the coding sequence ATGGAAAAAATTAACTGTAATCAATTTCAATTATTAAACTACTACAAAAAAAATAGAGAGCTTTATCGTAAATTGGGAAAAAGATTAGAACGTTTTTTAAAGCAGTCCTTTGAAAAAGAAAAGATTATCTATCATTCAATTACAAGTAGAGCTAAAACTCGAGAAAGCTTCCAAAAGAAAGTAGAACGAAAAGGTTATACATGTATTGAAGAAGCTACAGATTTATGTGGTCTTAGAGTTATCACATTTTTAGAAAGTGAAACTAAGATTGTTGAACATTTTTTAAGACACGCATTCATAATTGATGAAAGCAACAGTGTTGATAAAAGCGATACTTTAGGAGAAGACAAAGTTGGATATAAATCTATTCACTTAGTTGCAACTCTTCCTAAAACTCTTTTAGAGCTTCCTGAGTTCGAAAGATTTGAAGGACTAAAATTTGAAATCCAAGTTAGAACAATACTACAACATGCTTGGGCTGAAGTAGAGCACGATAAAAACTATAAGTTTAGTGGACAACTTCCCACAGATATAAAAAGAAGATTTAAACTTTTAGCTGGATTTTTAGAAATTGCAGATAGAGAGTTTGAAAGTATTTCAAAAGAGATAACAGAGTATGAAAAGAAAGTTGTAAATACTATCGAAGGAAATACTCTGCACGAAATTGAGATAAACTCTACATCATTAAGAAAATATCTAAATAAAAAATTCAATATCACATTCTCTCAAGGCATAAGTCCAAAAATTATTACTCTTTTACATAGTAATAATATAAATACCTTAGAGGATTTCTCTAAAATAGAGGAGTTAGAAATTATGAAAAAATACTTTGGAAATGGTAGTAAAAAATTTCCAGCTCGTTATGATCTAATGATTAAAAATCTTTTAGACTATAGAGAAAAACAATTATAG